Within Scleropages formosus chromosome 24, fSclFor1.1, whole genome shotgun sequence, the genomic segment TCTCTCCCTGCTCGAGAAGAGGTACTGGTGACCCTCCctcagggaggacatgcaagaATTTGAGGAAGCAAGCCAGATTTGTGCTCAGGCTAGGACCCCAAACCATAAACCTGCAGAGCTATTGGAGCCACTCCCAGTGCCATCCAAGCCCTGGTCCcatgtagcagtggacttcTTGAAGGACTTACCTCCCTCCACCGGTAATACCATAGCCTTGGTGGTGCTGCACAGGTTCTCCAAGGTCTGTCATTTGCTCCCATTGCCCCGAATCCCCACTGCCCTGGCCACGGCTAAACTTCTCTTTCAGGATGTCTGCCGCATCTTCAGGTTACCAGAAGATATTGTGTCCAACCTATAGTGCCACAGTGTGTGTCCAGAGTGGGGAGGGTGTTCTGACAGAAACTCTATGTCTCCATCACCCTCAGACCAATGGACAGGTGGAATGGCTGAATCAAGACCTTGCCCTTTCTTGGGTGGCACGGGtgtcacagcgagtagcgccgctgtctcacagcgcctgggtggtgcaagagaatgtgggtttgatccccagtctgtgtggagtttgcatgtttcctcccacagtccaaagacatgctgttcaggttcccccatagtgtgcgagtgtcacggagtgagtgtgtttcattgatgcatggatgagtaaccccttgtaagtagtgtatctaacaatgtagtcaccttggtgaataaggtgtgtgggctagtaacactatatagtatctgttgtaagttactttggacaaaagtgtctgctaagtgaataaatgtaaatgtaagatactCCCCAGCCTGTTTGCACTCACGGAATCTCATCCAGGCAACTGTCCCTTCTGCACTTATGTCCTGTTCTCCTTCGtttcctggcttctgaccatttgccttgcCCCCTGACTTCATCTACGGATCTTCGCTCCCATTCTGACCACCGATGAATCGACTCTTTGcccgtccccaacaacgagaactcgcctgatcccTCAGTCCCAAATAAACAATCACCCGTGCCAGCCACTGTGCACCCGTGCACAGCAGTATGCCTTGGACAGAAtagtctgctagataaatacagtaaatgtaacagtaagTGTACTTACTGAAGTTGGCAAATGTGTCAAAGATGTGCTACCACGCCGAGGTTAACCTGTTCTATCATTTGTTCTTTATGTCTTTCTTACAGAGTGAGTTGGAAAAAACTGAGGTGTTATTCCTCAAGTGCGGTATTCACTGAATTTTAAAGACACAGGTCAGCagtcaaaaaccccttatgaagaaaatgaaaatgagactttcgtttaccccgcccggtatggggtcaccggggccccaccctggagccaggcctgggggggggctcgcatgcgagcgcctggtggccaggtctatgcccacggggcctggccgggctcagcccaaagccatgacgtggagccgctcttcggtgggctcaccacctgccggagagaccgtaaggggccggtgcattgtgatttgggcggtggtcgggaccgagtgcccggccgagccaaacctcgggcgccaactctggtttttgggacttggaatgtcacctcactggcggggaaggagcctgagctggtgcgggaagttgagagataccgtctagatatagtcgggctcacttccactcacagcttgggttctggaaccactcttctcgaccaagggtggactctccactattctggcgttgcccagggtgagaggcggcgggagggtgtgggcttattaatagccccccagtttagccgccatgtgttggagtctaccccggtgaatgagagggtcatctccctgcgccttcaggtcagggaatggtctctcactgtcgtttgtgcttatgcgcctagtggcagtgtagagtacccggccttcttggagtccctggagggcgtgctggaaactCTCCTGCTggaagcgctcccactggggactctgtcgttctactgggggactttaacgcccacgtgggtagcgacagtgacacctggaggggcgtgattgggaggaacggcctccctgatctgaacccgagcggtgagttgttattggatttctgtgctagtcacggtttatgcataacgaacaccatgttcatgcatcagtgcacttggcaccaggacaccctaggtcggaggtcaatgatcgactttgtagtcgtttcttctgaccttcggccatatgtcttggacactcgggtgaagagaggggctgagctgtcagctgatcaccacctggtggtgagttggattcgatggcgggggaaaaagctggacagacctggcaggcccaaacgcatagtgagggtctgttgggaacgtttggcggaggcccctgtcagagaggtcttcaactccaacctccaacagagcttcaaccaggtcccgagggaggtgggggacatcgagtctgaatggactatgtttcatgcctccattgtcggggcggcggttcggagctgcggccataaggtctccggcaccggtcgcggcggcaatccccgaacacggtggtggacaccggaggtaagggatgccgtcaagctgaagaaggagttctatcgggcctggctggctcatgggactcctgaagcagctgacgggtaccgacgggccaaacagagcgcggctctggcagttgccgcggcaaaaactcgggcttgggaggagttcggtgaggccatggaggaagactttcggtcggcctcaaagagattctggcaaaccgtccggcgactcagaggggggaagcgatgttccacaaacactgtttacagtggaagtggtgcgctgctgacctcagctgaggatgtcctcgggcggtggaaggagtactttgaggatctccttaatccctccaacacaccttccgtagaggaagctgaggctggggacttggggggggactcgtccattaccctggctgaagttactgaggtagtcaaaaagctcctcagtggcaaggctccgggggtggatgagatccgccccgggtttctcaagtctctggatgttgtggggcagtcttggctgacacgcctctgcagcatcgtgcggagttcgggaacggtgcctctggactggcagaccggggtggtggtccctctttttaagaagggggacaggagattgtgttccaactacagggggatcacactccttagcctccctgggaaagtctatgccagggtactggaaaggagaatccgaccgatagtcgaacctcggattcaggaggagcaatgcggttttcgccctggccgtggaacactggaccagctctataccctcactagggtgctggagggttcgtgagagtttgcccaaccagtccatatgtgttttgtggacctggagaaggcattcgaccgtgtccttcgtggcatcctgtgggaggtgcttcgggattatggggttcagggctcactgctacgagctgttcgttccctgtatgaccggagcaggagcttggttcgcattgccggcagtaagtcagacctgttcccggtgcatgttggactccgccagggctgccctttgtcaccgattctgttcattatcttcatggacagaatttctaggtgcagccagggaatggagggtgtctgttttggtggccgcaggatctcgtctctgctttttgcggacgatgtggtcctgttggcttcatcaagtcaagacttgcagcgtgcactggggaggtttgcagccgagtgcgaagcggcggggatgagaatcagcacctccaaatccgaggccatggttcgcagtcggaaaaaggtggattgccccctccgggttagggggagttgctccctcaagtggaagagtttaagtatctcggggtcttgttcacaagcgagggaaaaatggagcggcaggttgacagacggatcggtgtggcgtccgcagtaatgcggtcattgtaccggtctgttgtggtgaagagggagctgagtcgtaaggcgaagctctcaatttaccagttggtctacgttcctaccctcaccaatggtcatgaactctggatcatgaccgaaagaatgagatcgcggatacaagcggcagaaatgagtttcctccgcagagtggctgggcgcaccctttgGGATagagtgaggagctcagtcacccgggaggagctcggagtagagctgctgctcctccacatcgagaggagccagttgaggtggctcgggcatctgttccggatgcctcctggacgcctccctggggaggtgttccgggcttgtcccactgggaggaggcctcggggcagaaccaggacacgttggagagactatgtctcccggctggcctgggaacgccttggggtttccccagaggaactggaggaggtgtgcggggagagggaagtctggaggactctgctcggactgctgcccccgcgacccggccccggatagctgAGGAAGACGAAGATGAAGGTCAGCAGTCAGTGGTTATTGGGTTACTCTGCAACCACCAATATAATAGTTTACTGACACCTTTAATCTTGGTTCTTTATTTGTTCACACAGGCACCTCACATTTCTCAATGCCTCTCTGCACaatgatgcttttgttcaatgCAGCATACAATTACCCTCATTTTACAGGAGTACAACTtggtgttttactggagcaattcagcaggGCTATTCCTAGTCCTGGCACTTCAGTGGACTTTTTTGGATAGAAGTCAGTCCTCAATgacttcaccacctgctgttaCTAAAATCTACAGAAATGCTCTGAAATTTCATAGgctcttggttttggctctgatgtggtggaatgagcttcctttCCCCCTCAGATATGCCGAATTCGGTTCAGCATTGAAAAACAGTCATAAAAAGCATCTCTTCTAAACCAGCTTTTCCCTCAATCTCCAAACATCTCCATAAATTTGAATCACACCTGGATGTGTCAATGTGTGAGGAGTTTCACATGAGAAAAGATGGAATCCTTTAAACGGTGGTGTTGGAAGAAGGTCTTGAAATTAGTTCAGAACATTGCGGagagccaggaaaacaaacagcttgATAGTGGGTCACATGAGGGCTGAACTCTCATTAGAAGTCCTAATGATGAAAGCAAGGTTGTCGCTCTTTGGATACATCATGAGAAGATCACATTCTCTCACAAAGACCGTAACGCTTTGGAAAGCTGTAAGAAAAAGAAGATGAGGACAACTAGCAATCAGATGGACGGACTCAATCgcagtgacaatggacacaccccttttAATGCTGAGGACACATGTGGAGGgcagaaatttctggaaaaactttatttatatGGTAGCCAAGAGTTGACGTAGGAATGAAGGCACTTAGTGATGCCAGGAAcagcaaatgaataaacgtaaatgtaggCACAGCTTACAGCTTTTACAGTTGTGTGCATTGTTTGAAAGACTTTCTGTCTGAGTACGTGAATCTAATATACAGGAAAAgattctgctttgttttcaaaagCAAGGAATAAATTGGTACCTGCTGGTAGAACAGCCATTTACGTAATTAGGAACAAAGTATGTGTGATGCTTCCAAgtttctctttgttttgtgGTTACACATGACTTTGTTTAGACTAAAAATTACCTCGAGTCATCGTTTCACAAATCAAGAAAAAACAGGTACCCTGTTCTAGTTAGGCCAACTAGTTAACTGCTACGGACTGTGAACCCAGATTATTCCTACTTTAAACTGCACATGATTGTAAGAAAACATACTGTATCTCATTGCATGTCCAGTTATGAACACCAGTGAAACAAGAGTGATCTGCTCCACTGAATGATCTCCTCAGAGACAAAGAGAGTGGAGGCTTTGACATGCACAAATTAtgataataaaatttaataagaaAACACTTTATTCTAAAGGTTCTGCTCTTTTTGAATATGTCGGGAAGATATAGTGAACTACCTGGAGAGGAAGTGTGGCTTCAATTAGAtctctaaaatattaaattacaaaaattccCATCTTCAGGAAGGATGGTTTATACAGATGGAGCATGAAAGATATAAGTACAGCTCGTGTCTTTCAGTTGATTTTGAGTTATTCATAGCAATTGCTATGAATACAGGCAAAACTCAAATgcaaattattaattcattacagTTATATTACATCATCTGTTAACGTTGAAAGGAAACACTAATGGAGGACCTCTCCGGCACCTTCATGTGCTATTGAGTACCTGGTAGCTTAAAAAAGTAGTAATCATTATCTTACATAATGCATAATCATTCAGAAATGTCAAGAACAGCCAGAGATACCTAACAAGACTTACTGTAGCCAATATAAGTGTTAAATTAGCTTATATGAGAGCAAGTGAAAAAGCATCCACAATAATACTCATAAAAaagtattacttttttaatgaaaattatacGCAGCTTTTGAGGGTGTGTCAAGGTCTTTTGCGAAACGGGGCTATAATGATGTACAATGCAAAAATGCAGTGCATGCTTTCATAACACTACGAGAAAATACGCTACCACATTTTTCCTGTGAAATGTACGGGTGAAATGCTCCTGGCAAAGTTTCAGAAACCTCTGTACGGAACTCGCCACAGAGTGTTTAGGACAGCTCAtttataatactgtaaaataaataatgccttCGCTCCTACATAAATTCCCCCTCATCCAGCCATGGATGTTAATTGAACAGTTCCACAGTTACCATGACAAACTGCTTATTGATTGTCCCCTGCCTCTGTTACCCCCTCGCCCACCCATGCAATCCAAGGTGCCATGGCTGGCAGTGCAATCTAGTTCAGCAGGGAGACAAGGCCCTGGTTTTCCGGGTTCAATTACAACTGCGAGAAGGTTAAATCAATAGCATTTAAATTGCCTACCGTAATCACCAGGCTCAAATCACTGGGGTCAGCATAAGCAATCTGTTCTCACAagactgaaactgaaatgtatGATGAGCGGTCACTGGGATGGGATCCATCCATGTTATTTTACAGGGCCTTGGTAGTTGGATAAAAAGACTGAGAAGGGTAGCACCCCATACAGAGCAGACAGCCTGTAGGCCTTACATCAGGACCAAGGAGAGCAAAATCACAACACAAGAGGACTAGCTCAACAGAAGGGATGGGCTGGAACCCTTGCTTCTCCACTGAAGGTTTCCAGGTGCATGTTCATCCATGTTCATCCACTGTACCTCTGGTCAGTTATGAATGTGCACCTGATGGTTGTGTGTTCGAATGTATTCATTGCAGCACTTGAGAATACGTTAATGTCAATGATGACACGAGGAAACTGTGGTTCAGCGAATGACCTAAACATATGAAGTCCAATGTAAGACAAGGTGAGCTGCACAGGTTCATGCAGTGTGGTAAACAGAAGACCCTTGTACAGCATGACTTTGTGTGGCACTAATACTGAACTTACATGAGCGTGGTTTGCCTCTGTGGCTCTAGTTTCACAGGAGGCAAAATGAAAAGCCAGAGAAACTGATGAAAGATTTTGCTAAAGAGACATAAGAAAACCATATACTTTACTGaatggaaaactggaaaatgtaaaagcagtttttaacTCTCTACAGCATTCATTgtcatatacacacatgcacacacatatatatgtagaGAGAAAGCAAGAGACAGTCATATACAAGGGTACcttaagtcaaaaagtatccacaatgtttttctgaacatttttttaaattattgcagACATCTTTTCACTTCcctttatttactgtatgtatgtttatgcaCATGCATaggtatatgtatatatagttcTACATTGCAAAGACTAACAGGCATTAAGCTATACACTAATTAATCATGCCAGGAAATTATTATAGCCAGTATAATTCATAGCTGTAGCCagagaaactttttttcccctcaaataCTCCAAGCAGTTTCCAGAAGTCGATAAATGCATTACTTCCAGGTATGTCTGGGTTTTGGCTTTATTACGAGGCCCACTTAAGTTTAAACTTGTGCAAATATATACTTCACACATTCATGTCAGTCATATTATATTGCAGACCAAAGCAAGTAGAGCAAGTTGCGTGACTGAGGTTTGAGCGCCGGCTGAAATGAGTGTTTCCCGCGGAACTGTTTGAGAGTGAGGTGCCAAGACCTCCACCAAAGACTACCAGTGAAATTAACGTTGTGAGTAGCAAACATATTAACTCAATCTCCAATTGATTTATCATTTACTCTGCCACCCGAGCATTGGATTCCTGTAAACCACTCATTAATTTTACACAAGCCAGGAATAATCGCGCAATATAAATCTGCACCCTACCTCAGCGCCAGCAGGGAGTGACTTTGGAGTTTTGCCTAATTAAGTCCTTGTCCAGCTAACAAGCCTTACAATAATGTACTGAGCACATCTGAGGAATGTATATCCAGCTTTCACCCCACAGTGTGCAACAACAACTTGCCTCCATTTTGCAATGCTGCTGCATAAGGAACTATCCAAACTAATCAGTTCAGAATTAACTGGCTTCATTATCCCCCGCAAACGCATTATACATAATCAAGCCCTAGTAACCAAGGGAAACGCATTCAATAGCCTTCAATAGTGCTTTAATGGGATTTATTAATACATAATTGCTGTGCCCTGCTTTCCATCTGCATTTGTGTAACATGCAGCAGTCATGTCTGATGGGTCTTCGGTCTTTCAACTTCTCGGGTCAAACGAAACTACGCTCCCATTGCACTAATTAATGCTGATATCAAAGCTGGTACCTTAgaggggaaggagccagaatgCATATAATAGCAGGACTGATGGAACATAGAAGATGTGGGATCTGATGCAAGGAATGACGTCGCAAGGGCACAGACAGAATTCGTGGAAAGGAGAAACACATAGATCTGAAGTGGAGCAGTGAGCCATAAATCTACCATTATTGATAGATAAGAAGCAGCTTATGAAGTCACTTTTAAGCTACAATTCAGCTCTTACATTCAGGTTTGAGAAGTGTAGCTAACAGTGTGGAGAAAACATATAAACAGTCTCTTCTAGCCTagtttagttacatttattttacacgataaactaaagtaaaatataGCTCCAACGAATAAGTAACCACATCCGGTGTCTACCGGCAGACATGATTTCAGTTATCACAGGATGGAAAAGCCAGTTAATACTTCAAAAATCAGTGTCATAATTTAGCTAGGGAGGAGAATTAATGACTCTTTCATTTATCCTCCATTTAAAGGATTCTTCACAAAATGGGGATGGGTATGGGGGGTGAGTTTGACGCAACAGTGCAGCAGGGTGATGGAGACGACTGATTAGAGTGCAGAGTAGAGCTTCTCTCATGCCTTCACATGCTTGACTAGCTGAGAAATAGCACATCCTTGAGCAAGCCCACACCCCAGAAATATGATCCTAAAAGCAAGTTGCTTAAGTTTGCGTGCCCCTAGCATTGCCTCATACAGGCAGCATGTTCAGTAGGTACAGGCCAACAATGGCGTATAGTAGTCTACCGTCCGGGTCATTTCTGAGGGAGGCAGAACTTAGATGTTGTCAACCGCCATCACCGAGGTGGCATTGATCATTCATCACTTCGATGCCAGTACAAGACACCCGCTGATCACACTCTGAAACATCCTGACCAGTGTAACTGCAGCGTAGCTGTAACTGTTTGTCAAGTAATATGAACATACTTCCCAAAGCTGCTCTTTCGATATGAATGCAAATGCACAACATGCAAAGGAATATATGACAAAAATCATTATCGATTTGGATCCGTGTAAATTTCTGTTGACTAGTAAGCTAAGGAAGTGCTGTTCAGTCAAATTCGACTCAAAGAAACCACTCATGTATTTCATGGAAATTAGATAGCAGAATTTAATAATCAAATGAATTTTGACCAATATCAAATgaaatgtagtgtaaatgtatCTACATAAATTAGGAAGATCATGGtgcaaaacattacatttaaaagtacattAATTTGCAGTACCTACTGCTTATTTGTTACTGTCCAATAAAGGGAAAATTTTGGGTTTTAATATGTCTCCCCCTACTGGACAAAAATAACCTGTTCAAGTGCAGTGGGACAGAATTTCACGACAAGAATACATGTAATTACCAGACCAGATTAAGTAAAATTTCTTCTAGGTAACAGGAGATTATTTATTAGTGgagattaataaataatttaaacattatgTGAAAGAAATGAAACCTAAAATTGTGACATATTTAGGGTACATCCAACTAATCGCCCAAAAAAGTAAACTCTACCGGCATTACAAACGCAGGATAGCTAAAGACATCCAAGAGGACTAGTCACAGTTAATATTAATTTGTGCTGCTAACCCATTTAAAATATCTTATTATTATGCCTTAAGAAGAAACAAAGGTATAATATTCAGAAATATGCCAAAAAGCcatttcagtaaaatgaaaaggaTACAGAACGATACATTGTTATTTAAATTCAAGATGCCGTTGTGGAGAGTCACCTCATGCACATCAGAGGAAAAAGGCAGTGGTATTATTAAGGGGGAGTAGATGTATCACATTTAAAGGGACATTTAAACATCATTGTGCAGCTCAGCTACAGCAACAACTGCAAGATTAACAATAACCCAATTAGTGCCACCATTTCTCAGGCTGGAAGACAACAGCGAGAGCTGAGCACACCACACTCAAAGAAAAACCCATTTGTTTACCCCCTGTGTTTACATCTCTAATTAAACATGGACATTAAGAACCTGCCCTGTGGTGGCTGAAGAACAGGACCTGAAGACTCACTGACACCACCGTTTTATGGAAAAGTCAATGTCCACCTTGCAGTTGGGAAACTGATGTGCTGGTCCTGATTAGATCTGACCAAGGTATTGACACGCCGGGATCCCAAGGTGGTCACCTCAACAGATGAAGGACCTTGAAGTACACGTTAGGCAGGTTTGTGAAATGGCCACCGTGTTTTGAAGAATCGGATGTTGACACAATAGGAGGGGGGGTTTCAGTTAAGGAAAACTCTTAAGCCTGATTAATAATTTCCCCACATATTTATTAGTTGCAGTAGATTCTGCCAGGTGCAACTCTTATTCCTGCAATCAACACCTCCCTATCCGACAACGTTCAAAATGTTTTAGTTGGAGGCGCGCCGCACGTCAAAGTGGCAGTCAGATATGAAGCGGACGGCCTCCACCTCAGCCACTCAGAGGTACAGCACGCTGGTGAGGACCCTGTATGCCATGGAGAAGGTCGTAGCCATACCCACCATCTACGACAGACCCCTACTTGGCTGGGGGAGACATGCCAGATAGGCAACAGTGTGAAAAATTCGAGAATCCACAAAGACCCGGAAGTGCAGGAGTGCCGTACTGAGGTCCGGTCCAGTGATGGAGTACAGCAGCCCAATCATGAGGAAGGGAACGATGTTCTCCAAGTCGTTCAGGTGGCATCTTCAGCGAGTGTATAGAATGAAATTGGTTAATTGCAAACAGGTCTAAATGACACTTCCTTGTAAGCAACAGTAATATTACAAACTACTCAATCACTGAACAAATGAGTATATttacaggtggcacagcaagttgtgctgctgtctcacagcagctgggttatgcaagaggacatgggtttgatccctactcagtctgtgtggcatttgcatgttctccccgtgcctgcgtgggtttcctcccacagtccaaagacatgctgttcaggttccaccgtagtgtctgagtgacagagggagtgtgtttcactgatgtatggatgagtgacccattgtaagtagtgtatctagcagtgcaagtcaccatccatcaccatcatctgaaactgcttgtcccatacagggtcgcagggagccagagcctaacccagcaagacagggcaaaaggctggagggggaggggacacacccaggactggatgccagcccgtcgcaaggcaccccaagcgggacttgaaccccagatccaccggagagcagggcccagtccaacccactgcgccaccgcaccctcgtgcgcagtgcaagtcaccttggtgaataaggtgtgtgggctgataacactacatagagttcactggaagttgctttggagaaaagtgtctgcgaaataaataaatgtatacaacACTAATAATCAAGAAcaatcaatgtaaaaaaaaaaaaaaaaaaaacttctcataaATGCTAAACAATAAATTCCTAATTAATTCTAATATACGGTATATAATTCTAATTAATTCATAATCATCTTATTGATAAAATTGTGTTTTACAAACAGCAGGTATGTGGCAATTGTAAACGATTGGTCATGACAAATTTCTCATCACCCAGGACATGTACAGAAGGCCTTCCTTTGAACACACAAGTTAGTGCTTTGCTCAAAGCAGCAGTAAGAATACAAATGCTACTGAAGTACACCACTTGTACAAAAGAAGAGATACATACTAGAAACGCACGTGCACGCACCTCTCAAACACATCGTGCCACGTGCTCTGAGACTCCCTACCTTCTAACCCGCTCAACATCTTCATCTGTACATagcattttcttcttctcctctgcatTGGCAGCCAGCCACGTGTCCTCTGGGTTGGAAAACACCTTCACAGAACAAAACACATAGCCACACCATCAGTTCTTCATTTAAGTATAAATGCCTCTCATTCAGTGCAGAAAAACAGGAATTTAGCAAGTTATTTTATGCATAGCAATTAACATGGCTTATTGTTTTTAcaccttcatttattcatgtaacttACAGTTTTCACCAAAATGACTCACAAGGTGAGTTTTGTACAGTAAGCTACtgataattcattaatttaggcAGCAAGGGTACAACTGCAGGACTGGGGATTAAACTCAGtttttttgattgcaaggcTACAGCTAAAATGACCATATCAcctctgtacatttacatcacacacaggcacacacacatctacaaccacttgtcccgagcagggctgcagtaaaccggagcctagcctgacAATGGAGGGCGCAGGGCGACAGGGAgacgggacacaccctggacaggacaccaggtcACCAGGTCGttgcaagcaggactcgaaccccagacccaccacagagcaggccccggccaaacccgctgcgccaccgcatttacatcacacactTTGCACAAGTGTGTAAAAGTAAAAACCTTGCAGAAAATTAGCCTCACAGAGCTGGCGCCAGTTCTTTAAACCAAAACTCCTGCTGGATTCTATACTTCAGctttcaaacacacaaaaatttcCTTTTCAGTTGTACTGGCACACAGGAGGGCAGCATCTTGGAAAGCTGCTATTAAGGCATTTACTGCCTTATGGGTACCTGTCCTCAGGAGCAGTTATATAATCAACAAGGACATTTAAGTAGCAGCTGGTGGCACAGCGATTACAACTGTcccttccacttgaaggacccagatttgaatcccacctccagctgtagcagccttgagcaaggcacttacccaacgttgctccggtaaaaattaccctgttgaataaatgggtaaatcactgcaagtagcttaacattggaagttcctttggagaaaagtgttagctgattgaatacatgtaaatgttgt encodes:
- the LOC108936439 gene encoding microsomal glutathione S-transferase 1-like is translated as MSQLAESEVFLAFCTYATIVILKMLLMAPLTAYFRITKKVFSNPEDTWLAANAEEKKKMLCTDEDVERVRRCHLNDLENIVPFLMIGLLYSITGPDLSTALLHFRVFVDSRIFHTVAYLACLPQPSRGLS